The Coffea arabica cultivar ET-39 chromosome 10e, Coffea Arabica ET-39 HiFi, whole genome shotgun sequence region TGCAATTGAAAGAATTGCTACAGTTATAAATGACCATCCTTTTCCTGATAAGAGGCTGCATTCCACACTTCGCCGTGAGATACCTCCAGGTGTTCTGTCTACAACCTTTGTGGAAAATGTCCTTGGTCACTTGTTTGGTGCGCACTCAAATGGCATTAAGGCATATGAATTTTTCAGGTTTTGTCTCTGTCAGCCTCATTATGTTCCAAGTTCAGATGCTTTTGAGAAGACACTCCACATACTTACAAGAATGCGCTATTTTGACAAAGCTTGGGAACTCATGGGAACAATCAGGGATAAACACCCTATCCTGCTTACTCTCAAATCGATAAGCATCATGATATCAAGAATTGCGAAATTTCAGTCCTATGAAGAAACTCTTGAAGCATTTCAGAGGATGGAGAAGGGTATATTTTCAGGGAAGCAATTTGGGAGTGAAGAATTCAACATACTTCTTCGAGCTTTCAGCACACAAAGGCAGATGAAAGAAGCACGATCAGTTTTCAACAAGCTCCACACTAGGTTTTCTCCCAACACCAAAACATTGAATATTTTGCTCTTGGGATTCAAGGAATCAGGCGGTGTTACTTCGGTTGAGTTGTTCTATCATGAGATGATTAAAAGAGGTTTTAAGCCCAATAGTGTGACTTATAGCATTAGAATTGATGCTTACTGTAAAAAAGGTTATCTTGGCGATGCCTTGAGActctttgaagaaatggaacaGTGTAAAATAATGCCCACAGTAGAGACTATTACTACTTTGATTCACGGTGCTGGGATAGCTCGAAATGTTACAAAGGCAAAAGAatgttttgatgaaatttccaaGAGAAACTTGAAAGCTGATATTGGGGCTTATAATGCCCTCCTGAGCTCTCTCCTTCAGTGTAAAGATGTAAAATCGGCTGCCGCTctaatgaatgaaatggaggaCAAAAATATCGGGCTTGACAATGTTACATATCACACAATGTTTTTGGGATTAATGAGATCATATGGTATTGCTGCTCTTTCGGAACTTTATCAAAAGATGATTGAGAGAAATTTTGTGCCAAAGACACGGACAATTGTTATGTTAATGAAATACTTCTGTGAGAACCAAAGACTTGATTTGGGTGTgaatttgtggagttatttacTGGAGAAAGGACACTGTCCTCACAGTCATGCTTTAGATCTTCTTGTGACTGGATTATGTTCCAGAGGAAGGTTTGAAGAAGCTTATGATTGTTCAAAGCAAATGTTGGAGAGAGGTAGACATATGAGTGAGCTATCATATAGAATGTTGGAGAGGTACTTACTGCAGATTGGACAGATGGATAAATTGCAAAACCTGGACAAGCTGATAAGGAGATTACAAGCAACGCTCCCACCTTCCAGGGGACATGCAAATGCAAACTCCTAGTGTATCTTCTTCCAGGTCGGTCGTAGCAGTATAAATTTATCTTCTTTTAGTGTTGTGCGCAGAT contains the following coding sequences:
- the LOC113712764 gene encoding uncharacterized protein, encoding MLFLIQTNKFQIHRNLNIAFKQTSWFHCLSETDVAIERIATVINDHPFPDKRLHSTLRREIPPGVLSTTFVENVLGHLFGAHSNGIKAYEFFRFCLCQPHYVPSSDAFEKTLHILTRMRYFDKAWELMGTIRDKHPILLTLKSISIMISRIAKFQSYEETLEAFQRMEKGIFSGKQFGSEEFNILLRAFSTQRQMKEARSVFNKLHTRFSPNTKTLNILLLGFKESGGVTSVELFYHEMIKRGFKPNSVTYSIRIDAYCKKGYLGDALRLFEEMEQCKIMPTVETITTLIHGAGIARNVTKAKECFDEISKRNLKADIGAYNALLSSLLQCKDVKSAAALMNEMEDKNIGLDNVTYHTMFLGLMRSYGIAALSELYQKMIERNFVPKTRTIVMLMKYFCENQRLDLGVNLWSYLLEKGHCPHSHALDLLVTGLCSRGRFEEAYDCSKQMLERGRHMSELSYRMLERYLLQIGQMDKLQNLDKLIRRLQATLPPSRGHANANS